A genomic stretch from Spartobacteria bacterium includes:
- the panB gene encoding 3-methyl-2-oxobutanoate hydroxymethyltransferase, translating into MAKKCTALSIKNRKGKERIASVALADYTSACLAAESGIEMLLVGDSLGMTMLGYTSTLPVTLDEMIMFTKAVVRGAPDALVIADMPFMSYQVSGEQLIQNAGRVIKESGADAIKLEGGGRYGTVLRSLIDIGVPVMGHIGLTPQSVKAMGGFKVQGRKSEDAERLIQDAIALDQAGIFSLVLECVPAELATEISSRISCPTIGIGAGAGCDGQILVFQDMVGQFRRFCPKFVKQYAQLGDAAVSALQQYKSEVEDGLFPTAEHSF; encoded by the coding sequence ATGGCAAAAAAATGTACCGCGTTATCGATCAAAAACCGCAAGGGGAAAGAACGCATCGCTTCTGTTGCGCTTGCCGATTACACCTCCGCCTGTCTGGCAGCCGAGAGCGGCATTGAGATGCTGCTGGTGGGTGATTCACTGGGCATGACAATGCTGGGTTACACGAGCACGCTGCCGGTGACACTGGACGAAATGATTATGTTTACCAAGGCCGTGGTTCGCGGCGCGCCCGATGCACTGGTTATCGCAGATATGCCCTTTATGTCCTATCAGGTGTCAGGCGAGCAGCTGATCCAAAATGCAGGACGCGTCATCAAGGAAAGCGGCGCGGATGCGATTAAGCTGGAAGGTGGCGGCCGTTATGGCACCGTCTTGCGGTCGCTGATTGACATCGGCGTGCCGGTGATGGGACACATTGGATTGACGCCGCAGAGTGTGAAAGCCATGGGCGGCTTTAAAGTACAGGGTCGCAAATCCGAAGACGCCGAACGGCTGATTCAGGATGCCATCGCGCTGGATCAGGCAGGCATCTTTTCACTGGTGCTGGAATGTGTTCCTGCCGAGCTTGCTACGGAGATTTCATCGCGGATATCCTGCCCCACCATCGGCATCGGTGCGGGTGCGGGCTGTGACGGACAGATCCTGGTTTTTCAGGATATGGTAGGACAATTTCGCCGATTCTGTCCCAAATTTGTGAAGCAGTACGCCCAGCTGGGCGATGCCGCGGTATCGGCGTTACAACAATATAAGTCCGAGGTAGAAGACGGTCTTTTCCCGACCGCTGAACACAGTTTCTGA
- a CDS encoding ABC transporter ATP-binding protein yields MSNKAKPTKYFRRLMVYARPYGRALLIIGGLMLIFAVLQNSLPLLLRRAVDVWLLKPVEGQPSANVRGLFFLALLYLFIAVVSGAGRYIQGVMSARVGQSILRSIRADVFSKAMRLSLDYYNYTPVGKLVTRVTSDVDVLQQFVTDGMVGAVADCFMFAGVAGFMFYLNPLLAGVLFVVLPLSLSLLTLANWRLHQANRDIRTAQASLNARLQESITGMTTIQMFGQESRICDSFSDVNGELLNANLREVKWFSFYFPVIELSQALGAVLVLVFGVYSMQHGGSVTVGMIVAFLAYLREFFRPIESLSDKAGLYQQARASCERVFELLDTKETVSDVSDPRVLPDPPRGSVNFNHVWFAYKQEDWILRDVTFSIREGENAAIVGATGAGKSTIIQLISRFYDAQRGQVLFDGMDVKTVAQATLRHRIAIVPQEPFIFSGSILDNIRLNDTGIPSEKVIMAAKHVHAHGFISRMPNGYGTLCGERGTRLSTGQKQLLALARAFLLNECSLLILDEATASVDSETEQCIMQALQALSKDRSTITIAHRLSTIRHADRILVMQHGEIIARGVHEELMDHCAYYNRLYRLLVEEQVSL; encoded by the coding sequence ATGTCAAATAAAGCGAAGCCAACGAAGTATTTCAGGCGACTGATGGTGTATGCACGTCCTTATGGTCGCGCTTTGCTGATTATTGGCGGGCTGATGCTGATCTTTGCGGTTCTGCAGAACAGTTTGCCATTACTGTTGCGTCGTGCGGTGGATGTATGGCTGCTGAAACCTGTGGAAGGACAGCCATCGGCAAATGTTCGTGGATTGTTTTTCCTTGCGCTGTTGTACCTTTTTATTGCTGTGGTCAGTGGTGCTGGTCGGTACATACAGGGGGTGATGTCGGCGCGTGTTGGGCAGTCCATTTTGCGAAGCATTCGTGCGGATGTGTTTTCCAAGGCGATGCGTCTTTCACTTGATTATTACAATTATACTCCGGTGGGAAAACTGGTCACGCGAGTGACGTCGGATGTCGATGTCTTGCAGCAATTTGTAACGGATGGCATGGTGGGGGCGGTGGCTGATTGTTTCATGTTTGCGGGGGTTGCGGGGTTTATGTTCTATTTGAATCCATTGCTGGCAGGGGTGCTGTTTGTTGTATTGCCCTTGTCACTTTCGCTGCTGACTCTGGCTAATTGGCGTCTGCATCAGGCCAATAGGGATATCCGTACGGCACAGGCGTCATTGAATGCGCGTTTACAGGAAAGCATCACGGGCATGACGACCATACAGATGTTTGGTCAGGAATCCCGCATCTGTGATTCTTTTTCCGATGTTAACGGGGAGCTGTTGAATGCGAATTTACGCGAAGTAAAATGGTTTAGCTTTTATTTCCCGGTGATCGAGTTGTCACAGGCTCTGGGGGCGGTGTTGGTTTTGGTCTTCGGTGTGTATTCCATGCAGCACGGCGGTTCGGTCACGGTAGGGATGATTGTCGCTTTTTTGGCGTATTTACGGGAGTTTTTCCGCCCCATTGAAAGTTTGTCGGATAAAGCGGGATTGTATCAGCAGGCACGAGCCTCGTGCGAGCGGGTCTTTGAGTTGCTGGATACCAAGGAAACGGTTTCAGATGTGTCGGATCCGCGGGTTCTCCCGGATCCGCCTCGGGGCTCTGTTAATTTCAATCATGTCTGGTTTGCCTACAAGCAGGAAGACTGGATTTTACGGGACGTAACTTTTTCCATTCGGGAAGGCGAAAATGCGGCCATTGTCGGTGCCACCGGTGCGGGGAAAAGCACGATCATCCAGCTGATTTCGCGATTTTATGATGCGCAGCGCGGACAGGTTTTATTTGATGGCATGGATGTAAAAACTGTGGCACAGGCGACCTTGCGGCATCGCATAGCAATTGTTCCGCAGGAACCGTTTATTTTTTCGGGAAGCATTCTCGATAATATTCGTCTGAACGATACGGGCATCCCGTCGGAAAAAGTAATAATGGCAGCAAAACATGTTCATGCGCATGGTTTTATCAGTCGGATGCCGAATGGTTATGGCACACTGTGCGGCGAACGGGGGACGCGTCTATCGACGGGGCAGAAACAGTTATTGGCTCTGGCTCGCGCTTTTCTCCTGAACGAATGTTCGCTGCTGATACTGGACGAAGCAACGGCCAGTGTGGACAGTGAAACAGAGCAATGTATCATGCAGGCGCTTCAGGCATTATCAAAAGATCGGTCAACGATCACTATAGCGCATCGTCTTTCCACGATTCGTCATGCCGATCGCATTCTTGTTATGCAGCACGGCGAGATCATTGCTCGCGGCGTTCATGAAGAGCTGATGGATCATTGTGCCTATTATAATCGACTGTATCGTCTGTTGGTAGAAGAACAGGTTTCGTTGTAA
- a CDS encoding DUF262 domain-containing protein, whose protein sequence is MQAVECTLRQLIEANRQYVVPSFQRPYSWREDRWETFLEGIIDLFRTGSNQEIFLGAIVTMPLKAPMEGFEKFLLVDGQQRIITMLSLLAAVRDVCKKLCPEVSHLITTRYLTNAGAGGYYHYKLLPHPSNRQLFFHAMAPDEYRAEDVFPAVQFFTHELRYYRDEIHWERFQELLLDHFKTVLIGLEKDENPYPIFRSLNMTEAPAATGLTNYHQFADDPEIMALIASGESQDVEFKESVTGHGRDQREMERSGTTIVRAVAAFMNSFDGGTLLIGVADDGSVRGINREYERLDRGKRNWDGFCLYIRNMLRSRIEMDNPFRFYTVSRHVVMGRDICLVSVKPSDAPAYINKCLYVRSGNQTLHMEGPDLINHVQLRWPDLMQLH, encoded by the coding sequence ATGCAGGCTGTTGAATGTACGTTAAGGCAATTGATCGAAGCGAATAGGCAGTATGTCGTTCCTTCGTTCCAGCGTCCGTACAGCTGGCGCGAAGATCGGTGGGAGACTTTTCTGGAGGGTATTATTGATTTATTCCGCACGGGGAGTAATCAGGAGATCTTTTTGGGGGCGATCGTGACGATGCCGTTGAAGGCACCTATGGAAGGATTTGAGAAGTTTCTTCTGGTGGATGGACAGCAGCGCATTATTACGATGCTGTCGTTGCTGGCGGCGGTGAGGGATGTATGTAAGAAGCTGTGTCCGGAGGTGAGCCATTTGATAACAACCCGGTATCTTACGAATGCAGGGGCTGGCGGGTATTATCACTATAAGCTGCTGCCGCATCCTTCGAATCGCCAGTTGTTTTTTCATGCGATGGCACCAGATGAATATCGTGCGGAGGATGTTTTCCCGGCGGTGCAGTTTTTCACGCATGAGCTGCGTTATTATCGGGACGAGATTCATTGGGAACGATTTCAGGAGCTGTTGCTGGATCATTTTAAGACGGTGCTGATCGGATTGGAAAAGGATGAGAATCCTTATCCGATATTCCGGAGTTTGAATATGACGGAGGCCCCGGCCGCTACGGGGTTGACGAATTATCATCAGTTTGCGGATGATCCGGAAATTATGGCTTTAATTGCGTCGGGTGAATCGCAGGATGTGGAGTTTAAGGAATCGGTGACGGGGCATGGACGGGATCAGAGGGAGATGGAGCGGTCAGGAACGACGATTGTTCGTGCGGTTGCTGCGTTTATGAACAGTTTTGATGGAGGGACACTGCTCATCGGAGTCGCTGATGACGGATCGGTTCGCGGTATCAATCGGGAATACGAGCGACTTGACCGCGGGAAGCGCAATTGGGATGGATTCTGTTTGTACATCCGCAATATGCTGCGTTCGCGTATTGAGATGGATAATCCGTTTCGTTTTTATACTGTGTCGCGTCATGTGGTGATGGGCAGGGATATCTGCCTTGTTTCCGTTAAGCCCTCGGATGCGCCGGCTTATATCAACAAGTGTTTATATGTTCGTTCGGGGAATCAGACGCTGCATATGGAGGGGCCTGATCTGATTAATCACGTACAGCTTCGCTGGCCGGATTTGATGCAGCTGCATTAA
- the ychF gene encoding redox-regulated ATPase YchF — MGLSIGIVGLPNVGKSTIFNALTRAQNAESANYPFCTIEPNKASVPVPDSRVDKLAEMVKPKSVIYATVDFVDIAGLVKGASQGEGLGNKFLTNIRETDAILHVVRCFVDDNVVHVDGSIDPARDSDVIETELIMADFQLMEKRCERLAKQARSEKSFRPMSAAAETMRNHLASGQLAISCPDHDSDAMKALLHETPLLTDKRFIYCANVDEAGLAEDNDLVKALRETASHKNADVVKICAKMEEDMIGMEDEERSEFLHEYGVEESGLDLIIHTGFATLGLSSFLTAGPKEVRAWTIHQGDKAPRAAGVIHTDFERGFIRAKIVSFDDYVKYNGEAGAKTAGVLRLEGKEYVMQDGDIVEFLFNV, encoded by the coding sequence ATGGGCCTAAGTATCGGTATTGTCGGACTCCCAAACGTAGGAAAATCAACTATTTTTAACGCGCTTACCCGCGCACAGAATGCAGAAAGCGCCAACTATCCCTTCTGCACCATTGAACCCAACAAGGCGTCGGTTCCCGTGCCCGATTCGCGCGTGGACAAGCTGGCGGAAATGGTCAAACCCAAGAGTGTCATTTACGCCACCGTGGATTTTGTCGACATTGCCGGTCTGGTAAAAGGTGCCAGTCAGGGCGAAGGTCTGGGAAATAAATTTTTGACCAACATCCGTGAAACCGACGCCATTCTGCATGTTGTCCGCTGTTTTGTTGATGACAACGTCGTGCATGTGGATGGCTCCATCGACCCGGCACGCGACAGCGATGTCATCGAAACGGAGCTCATCATGGCCGACTTCCAGTTAATGGAAAAGCGATGCGAGCGACTGGCCAAGCAGGCCCGTTCCGAAAAATCCTTCCGACCCATGAGTGCTGCGGCAGAAACCATGCGCAACCATCTGGCTTCAGGGCAGCTGGCTATTTCCTGTCCGGATCACGACAGTGACGCCATGAAAGCCCTGCTGCACGAAACACCGTTGCTGACGGACAAACGCTTTATTTATTGCGCCAATGTGGATGAAGCCGGCCTTGCCGAAGACAATGATCTGGTTAAAGCACTGCGGGAGACCGCCAGCCACAAGAATGCCGACGTCGTCAAAATCTGCGCAAAAATGGAAGAAGACATGATCGGCATGGAAGATGAAGAACGCAGCGAATTCCTCCATGAATACGGCGTCGAAGAAAGCGGACTGGATCTCATCATTCACACGGGATTTGCCACGCTGGGATTATCCAGCTTTCTCACGGCCGGACCGAAAGAAGTGCGGGCATGGACCATTCATCAAGGCGATAAAGCACCCCGGGCCGCCGGCGTGATTCACACCGATTTCGAACGCGGATTTATCAGAGCAAAAATCGTTTCCTTCGACGATTACGTAAAATACAACGGCGAGGCCGGAGCTAAAACCGCCGGTGTATTGCGCCTTGAAGGTAAAGAATATGTCATGCAGGACGGCGATATTGTCGAGTTCCTGTTCAACGTGTAG
- a CDS encoding adenosine deaminase family protein, whose translation MPLEFIQRIPKSDIHLHLDGSLRVESLIEMARESGIHLPSYTKEGLLETTFKSQYTDLPDYLTGFAYTVAVMQTEAHLERTAYELALDNLEENVRYIEVRFAPQLHLNEELDIEKIIRAVVRGFDKAKTEHNQSECVINGDDIPFEYGLIVCAMRCFNRNMSPYFAKLFDVMPLAPKKEVFAVASLELARAVEKLMHEEHLPIVGFDLAGEEAGYPATAHREAYRYCSTHFIKKTVHAGEAYGPESIFQAITKCHANRIGHGTFIFADNMIRDPNIIDNKAFVNRLSDYIASQRITIEVCPTSNLQTIPEIKSIADHPVKKMIKYGISVTICTDNRLVSRTTVTNELDQVVQHIDLTKKEFRNIVLAGFKGAFFPGAYKDKRTYVRRVIDNYDRMEAELLGGHSSQNDDE comes from the coding sequence ATTCCGCTGGAATTCATTCAGCGTATACCCAAAAGTGATATCCACCTTCACCTCGATGGATCGCTGCGAGTGGAATCACTGATCGAGATGGCTCGTGAATCAGGCATTCATCTGCCCTCATACACAAAAGAAGGCCTGCTTGAAACCACCTTCAAAAGCCAGTACACCGACCTGCCCGATTACCTTACCGGTTTTGCCTATACCGTCGCAGTCATGCAGACCGAAGCCCACCTGGAACGGACGGCCTACGAACTGGCTCTGGACAATCTGGAAGAAAATGTGCGCTACATCGAAGTACGGTTTGCGCCGCAGCTGCACCTGAACGAAGAACTGGATATTGAAAAAATCATCCGCGCCGTCGTGCGGGGATTCGATAAAGCTAAAACGGAACACAATCAATCGGAATGCGTCATCAACGGAGACGATATTCCCTTTGAATACGGGCTCATCGTGTGTGCCATGCGCTGTTTCAACCGCAACATGTCGCCCTATTTTGCCAAGCTCTTCGACGTGATGCCGCTGGCTCCGAAAAAAGAAGTATTCGCAGTCGCCTCGCTGGAACTGGCCCGGGCTGTCGAAAAACTGATGCATGAAGAACACCTGCCCATCGTCGGCTTCGATCTGGCCGGCGAAGAAGCGGGCTACCCCGCCACAGCCCATCGCGAGGCCTATCGCTACTGTTCCACCCATTTCATCAAAAAAACGGTACATGCCGGCGAAGCGTACGGACCGGAATCCATCTTTCAAGCCATCACCAAGTGCCATGCCAACCGCATTGGACACGGCACGTTCATCTTCGCCGACAACATGATCCGTGATCCAAATATCATTGATAATAAAGCCTTTGTAAATCGTCTCTCCGACTACATCGCCAGTCAGCGCATTACTATTGAAGTCTGCCCCACCAGCAATCTGCAGACCATCCCGGAAATAAAGAGCATCGCCGATCATCCCGTAAAGAAGATGATCAAATACGGCATTTCTGTGACCATCTGCACCGACAACCGGCTGGTATCCCGAACCACGGTAACCAACGAACTGGATCAGGTTGTTCAGCATATCGATTTAACGAAAAAAGAATTCCGCAACATCGTCCTTGCCGGATTCAAGGGCGCCTTCTTTCCCGGTGCCTACAAAGACAAACGCACCTACGTCCGGCGCGTCATTGACAACTACGACCGCATGGAAGCGGAACTGCTCGGAGGCCATTCATCCCAAAATGACGACGAATAG
- a CDS encoding tetratricopeptide repeat protein: MNKDPMRSENEGYFYQKEQPDWKRHAPRKKPNDQPKGGAFKGAKADHLRNLKVFFIVAAIMVLLLVIAVVIVKKGTQLKQSRQASRRPSAVLAKLDATGSAHGDATTKNKTDTDAGTPASGFGGDLNTDTLKKAVLLSKRAEALAQAGSVNEAVMRYQDALRLWPQLSEAWAALGHLYLVQQMYESAELTLGKAVQQNPSDPAALNDLGLVYYYQRDASRARDMFEASIEINPGYADAYYNLAHVQMDQNELSAARSNIETFLQYKPADPSGLKDLAFFSAQSKEYAQAVQQLQKAIAGAPDWPALYFDASAVCALMGDVDGAFSYLEKASGLSGPAVVYQVYMQPAFSSLRETAMGIDFEKYLAEQARLLLEQSLQNAGKGRELE, translated from the coding sequence ATGAACAAGGATCCGATGCGCAGCGAAAATGAAGGGTATTTTTACCAAAAAGAACAGCCGGACTGGAAGCGGCATGCTCCGCGTAAAAAGCCGAATGATCAGCCAAAGGGTGGTGCCTTCAAGGGGGCGAAGGCCGATCATCTGCGCAATTTAAAAGTGTTTTTCATTGTGGCGGCGATCATGGTGCTGCTGCTGGTGATCGCGGTTGTTATAGTGAAAAAAGGCACGCAGCTGAAGCAGTCGCGTCAGGCGTCACGCAGGCCCAGTGCTGTTTTGGCTAAGCTGGACGCGACCGGTTCGGCTCACGGTGATGCGACCACGAAGAACAAGACGGATACTGATGCTGGAACTCCAGCGAGCGGTTTTGGTGGTGATTTGAATACCGACACCTTAAAGAAAGCCGTATTGCTGAGCAAGCGTGCTGAAGCCCTGGCACAGGCTGGAAGCGTCAATGAAGCGGTTATGCGCTATCAGGACGCATTGCGGCTTTGGCCGCAGCTCTCAGAAGCATGGGCGGCACTGGGTCATTTATATCTCGTTCAGCAGATGTATGAAAGCGCGGAGCTGACGCTGGGAAAAGCGGTCCAGCAGAACCCATCCGATCCGGCTGCATTGAATGATCTTGGTTTAGTTTATTATTACCAAAGGGATGCATCCCGCGCTAGAGACATGTTTGAGGCCAGTATTGAGATCAATCCGGGATACGCCGATGCGTATTACAATCTCGCGCATGTACAGATGGATCAGAATGAATTGTCGGCCGCCAGATCCAATATAGAAACATTTCTTCAGTACAAGCCCGCCGATCCTTCCGGTCTCAAGGATTTGGCGTTCTTTTCCGCACAGTCCAAAGAGTATGCGCAGGCGGTGCAGCAGTTGCAGAAAGCGATTGCCGGTGCGCCGGACTGGCCGGCCTTATATTTCGATGCATCAGCGGTTTGTGCATTGATGGGCGATGTGGATGGTGCGTTCAGCTATTTGGAAAAAGCATCTGGGTTATCGGGTCCGGCGGTTGTTTATCAGGTCTATATGCAGCCAGCCTTCTCATCCCTTCGCGAAACGGCCATGGGGATTGACTTTGAAAAGTATCTGGCAGAACAGGCGCGTCTGCTTCTGGAGCAGTCGCTTCAAAATGCAGGCAAAGGCCGTGAGCTTGAGTAA